The Thermodesulfovibrionia bacterium genome contains a region encoding:
- a CDS encoding response regulator, producing the protein MLDNLNKKKILIADDEELIVWSLRKYFEADGYHVDMVHNGSDALMRLKNNTYNIIVTDLFMPDMSGMEVLIKMKENGIRIPVIITSAYFSEKIMSEIMNEGAFKCINKPFQMEDVLGAIKEAEHFSYNL; encoded by the coding sequence ATGCTGGATAATCTGAACAAGAAAAAAATATTGATTGCTGATGACGAAGAGCTCATAGTATGGTCTTTAAGAAAATACTTTGAGGCTGATGGTTATCATGTAGACATGGTTCATAACGGCAGTGACGCTCTTATGAGGCTTAAGAACAATACTTATAATATTATTGTCACAGACCTCTTTATGCCGGACATGAGCGGTATGGAAGTTTTAATTAAGATGAAAGAGAACGGGATAAGGATACCTGTTATTATTACATCAGCTTATTTTTCAGAAAAGATAATGTCTGAGATCATGAATGAAGGAGCATTTAAATGTATTAACAAGCCGTTTCAGATGGAAGATGTTCTTGGCGCGATAAAAGAGGCTGAGCATTTCAGTTATAATTTATAA
- a CDS encoding cytochrome c3 family protein, with protein MTGSLCTDCHTIHNSEGNQPATFDGSWAPYLALLRGSCEGCHTSTSASVWQSSIAGAPIVYNSLEPSYGSKGLSGGNFYYTSTASDEHGHNIFSSNPDSSLGNIPPGGLDIGQQLNCSGTYGCHGHNGRQSGDTAIDDQLIAVMGGHHGLSSPMTGSIAEVSKSYRFLLGIKGVEDPDWEHDNVNTSHNEYQGSTAGSTDTISYLCAECHGNFHTWEGTEVGTASPWLRHPTDVLLPASGEYAAYTNYSLLSPVARQSPDLVADTTLVNLGSDTIMCLSCHRAHASPYDKMLRWDYKNSTLSTALSGCNVCHTSKD; from the coding sequence ATGACCGGAAGCTTATGTACTGACTGCCATACTATTCATAATAGTGAGGGCAATCAGCCTGCAACATTTGACGGCAGCTGGGCTCCGTATCTGGCACTGTTACGGGGTTCATGTGAAGGGTGCCATACTTCTACTTCAGCCTCTGTATGGCAGAGTTCTATAGCCGGCGCACCCATCGTATATAATTCGCTTGAACCCTCATACGGCAGTAAAGGCCTTTCAGGCGGGAATTTTTATTATACGAGCACAGCTTCTGATGAGCACGGACATAACATATTCTCATCAAACCCTGACAGCAGTTTAGGCAATATCCCTCCCGGAGGTTTGGATATTGGACAGCAGTTGAACTGCTCTGGAACATATGGCTGTCACGGGCATAACGGAAGGCAGAGCGGAGATACTGCGATAGATGACCAGCTGATTGCCGTAATGGGCGGCCATCACGGTCTTAGTTCTCCTATGACAGGCAGCATTGCCGAGGTCTCTAAAAGCTACAGGTTCCTCCTTGGTATAAAGGGAGTTGAAGATCCAGATTGGGAGCATGACAATGTCAACACGAGTCATAATGAGTATCAGGGGTCCACAGCAGGCTCGACAGATACAATAAGTTATTTATGTGCTGAGTGCCACGGTAATTTCCACACATGGGAAGGCACTGAGGTTGGTACTGCTTCACCATGGCTAAGGCATCCGACAGATGTTTTGCTGCCTGCGTCTGGTGAATACGCAGCATATACTAATTACAGTTTATTATCACCGGTTGCCAGGCAATCTCCTGACCTGGTTGCTGATACGACTTTGGTTAATCTTGGAAGCGATACTATCATGTGTCTTTCATGTCATAGGGCGCATGCTTCACCTTACGATAAGATGCTGAGGTGGGACTACAAAAATTCGACATTATCTACCGCGCTTTCCGGCTGTAACGTATGCCATACATCAAAGGATTAA
- a CDS encoding cytochrome c3 family protein: MNDILEAFSFSSPDSSHNLDDIRTFTTGRWGYTANSNPCAACHNPHSSQGDPANAANSTKSDATRGWIVSRPSLHSTDNNAWGLLGDVAGERMSIYNYQAPYCYSTTTNYEPDGSTTIQDGSNLTDFVSFCSDCHNNTNTINSTALGRNIYQFNWNTEQHGGGAASYGCADILPPYQVSQCGTYVLSCTDCHEPHGSPNLMLIRKEVNGAEVTVDDETGVGPFDRVNTEWMSLCARCHDGLDTTDGNHTHPFFIPPQVSGCSSFQCHEAGDAYRVCTECHSHGNQDIDGTPFGEPLL, encoded by the coding sequence GTGAATGACATTCTTGAGGCATTTTCATTCAGCTCACCTGATTCATCGCATAACCTTGATGATATCAGGACATTTACTACAGGCAGATGGGGATATACTGCAAATTCTAATCCCTGTGCTGCGTGCCACAATCCGCATTCTTCGCAGGGAGACCCGGCGAATGCCGCGAATAGCACCAAAAGTGATGCAACACGCGGCTGGATTGTGTCACGCCCATCTCTGCACAGTACTGACAATAATGCATGGGGTTTATTGGGGGATGTTGCAGGTGAGAGGATGAGTATATATAACTATCAGGCGCCATATTGTTATAGTACAACAACTAATTATGAACCTGACGGCTCAACTACGATACAGGATGGCTCAAACCTTACTGATTTTGTTTCATTCTGTTCAGATTGCCATAACAATACAAACACCATAAACAGCACTGCTCTCGGCAGAAATATCTATCAGTTCAACTGGAATACTGAGCAGCATGGTGGCGGTGCGGCAAGTTATGGCTGTGCAGATATTCTACCGCCTTATCAGGTGTCCCAGTGCGGGACATACGTGCTTTCCTGCACTGACTGTCATGAGCCTCATGGTTCCCCGAATTTAATGCTGATAAGAAAAGAGGTCAATGGAGCAGAGGTAACTGTAGATGATGAAACAGGAGTGGGCCCTTTTGACAGAGTAAACACAGAATGGATGTCATTATGTGCGAGATGTCATGATGGGTTGGATACTACTGATGGCAACCATACACATCCGTTCTTTATCCCTCCTCAAGTTTCCGGCTGTTCGTCATTTCAATGCCATGAGGCAGGGGATGCTTACAGGGTATGTACAGAATGTCATTCTCATGGGAACCAGGATATAGATGGTACGCCGTTTGGCGAACCTCTGTTATGA